In Syntrophus gentianae, a single window of DNA contains:
- a CDS encoding HDOD domain-containing protein, which yields MPKSLDELLSLVNKSNIASLRTTLVKLIEVIHNPDSSVTELKNLIEVDPPLSANVLRRANSALYGMRRGIASIMDAIIFVGFDAIVELTINQKFFELFQSNGLDTSGYSRTALWEHCVGVALCGKLIYRREFRKGGGEMYTAGLLHDIGIIVEDKFLHDEFISILANMKKNESDLHSAEIDVLGYCHEDIGKKLAESWNFPEELSRVIGMAERPEAEDSSPFLMADTLYVANCACQLRKVGFSETSQVDDPTYEFCLNRLEIKERALEIIMDEVETQIAQMKEDGWF from the coding sequence ATGCCAAAATCCTTGGACGAACTGCTGTCGCTTGTTAATAAGTCGAATATCGCTTCTCTGAGAACCACTCTGGTTAAACTTATTGAAGTTATTCATAATCCTGATTCCAGCGTTACGGAGCTGAAAAATCTTATAGAAGTCGATCCGCCCCTCTCCGCCAATGTGCTTCGCCGGGCCAATTCCGCTTTATACGGGATGCGCCGGGGGATTGCCAGCATCATGGATGCCATTATTTTTGTTGGATTTGATGCCATTGTGGAATTGACCATTAATCAGAAGTTTTTTGAGCTCTTTCAGAGCAATGGCCTGGATACGAGCGGTTATTCCCGGACGGCCCTCTGGGAGCATTGTGTCGGCGTCGCCCTTTGCGGTAAACTTATTTACCGGCGTGAGTTTCGAAAAGGCGGTGGGGAAATGTACACAGCGGGTCTTCTTCATGACATCGGTATCATCGTAGAAGACAAGTTTTTGCATGATGAGTTTATTTCCATCCTGGCAAATATGAAAAAGAACGAAAGTGATCTCCATTCGGCTGAAATCGATGTCCTGGGTTATTGCCATGAAGATATTGGGAAAAAACTGGCAGAAAGCTGGAACTTCCCCGAAGAACTGAGCCGGGTGATCGGAATGGCGGAGCGGCCCGAAGCAGAGGATTCGTCCCCTTTTCTCATGGCCGATACGCTTTATGTTGCCAATTGTGCCTGTCAACTGCGCAAGGTCGGATTTTCTGAAACAAGCCAGGTGGATGATCCGACTTACGAATTTTGTCTGAATCGACTTGAAATCAAAGAACGGGCACTGGAGATCATTATGGATGAGGTTGAAACACAGATTGCACAGATGAAAGAGGACGGATGGTTTTGA
- a CDS encoding hybrid sensor histidine kinase/response regulator → MSETESKDKTIQALQRQIEDMSIRVKHLENDNFLTQEENESVFLKYVEMLNEWRKKNSELEILKTHLEQRVQERTVQLENSNRALSEEIRKYQIAEASRKESEERYRMLFENNHTVILLTNPETGRIVDANPAACEYYNCSREMMRQMKVTDIDTLTEVHEIYEKDQGNKFLSNHFYSQHRLADGQIRDVEVYIGPIHIDEQLHLCSVIHDITDRKRIDEELTRVHKLESVGILAGGIAHDFNNLLAVIMGTITLVKMISKKDDQIFNELSRAEAACIQARELTSRLITFSEGGGPLKKVHMLDRLLRESASIALSGSNLQCSFEFPDNLWPALIDEGQMQQVVLHLVRNAREAMPDGGIITISAENVRIAKDENPALKEGAYVKWSVEDRGRGIPEEHRSRIFDPYFTTKSLGDIKGRGLGLAICHSIIKKHEGLISYSTEIGKGTRFTVFIPASIEEKVLSQRDVGQESEGVQGRILVMDDEETVRQVMGQILTHLGYEVVTTENGEEAVVLYEGAKAAGQPFDLVILDLTVRGGMGGKIAIQKMREFDPDVRAIIATGYSNDPIVQSFRDYGFKEAITKPFTLMTLKAAVSGVLSHGS, encoded by the coding sequence ATGAGCGAAACCGAGTCGAAAGATAAAACGATTCAAGCGCTGCAGCGTCAGATTGAGGACATGTCCATCCGGGTGAAACATCTGGAGAACGATAATTTTTTGACGCAAGAGGAAAATGAAAGCGTCTTTTTGAAATATGTGGAGATGCTCAATGAATGGCGTAAAAAGAATTCCGAACTGGAAATACTGAAAACACATCTTGAGCAGAGGGTGCAGGAGCGAACCGTTCAACTGGAAAATTCCAACCGGGCGCTTTCCGAGGAGATCCGGAAGTATCAGATTGCCGAGGCATCACGGAAAGAAAGTGAAGAGCGATATCGGATGCTCTTTGAAAACAATCATACCGTCATCCTGCTGACCAACCCCGAAACGGGTCGGATTGTCGATGCGAATCCGGCGGCCTGCGAGTATTATAACTGCAGTCGGGAAATGATGCGGCAGATGAAAGTAACCGACATCGATACACTCACCGAAGTCCATGAGATTTATGAAAAAGATCAGGGAAATAAATTCCTGAGCAACCACTTTTATTCTCAGCACCGACTGGCCGATGGTCAAATCCGGGATGTGGAAGTCTATATCGGTCCAATCCATATTGATGAACAGTTGCACCTCTGTTCCGTCATTCATGACATTACCGACCGAAAGCGGATTGATGAAGAACTCACTCGAGTCCACAAGTTGGAATCCGTCGGGATTCTTGCCGGAGGGATTGCCCATGATTTCAATAATCTCCTGGCTGTTATCATGGGGACTATCACCCTGGTCAAAATGATCAGCAAGAAAGACGATCAGATCTTCAATGAATTGAGCCGCGCAGAGGCTGCCTGCATTCAGGCCCGGGAGCTGACTTCGAGGCTGATCACCTTTTCGGAAGGCGGGGGGCCTCTGAAGAAAGTGCACATGTTGGATCGTCTCCTGCGGGAGTCGGCCAGTATTGCCCTGAGTGGTTCCAATCTCCAGTGTTCCTTTGAATTTCCCGATAATCTATGGCCTGCATTGATTGACGAAGGACAGATGCAACAGGTCGTCCTCCATCTGGTGAGGAACGCCCGAGAAGCCATGCCGGATGGTGGAATCATCACCATCAGCGCGGAAAATGTCCGAATTGCGAAAGACGAAAATCCAGCGCTCAAGGAAGGCGCCTATGTAAAATGGTCTGTTGAGGACCGGGGTCGAGGCATCCCGGAAGAGCATCGTTCCCGGATATTCGATCCTTATTTCACGACCAAGTCTCTGGGAGATATCAAGGGAAGGGGGTTGGGGCTGGCCATCTGTCATTCCATTATCAAAAAACACGAAGGGCTTATTTCCTATTCGACAGAAATCGGGAAGGGAACCCGGTTTACCGTTTTCATCCCTGCATCCATTGAAGAAAAAGTGCTTTCTCAGAGAGACGTCGGGCAGGAATCCGAGGGTGTTCAGGGAAGGATTCTGGTGATGGATGACGAAGAAACCGTTCGGCAGGTCATGGGGCAGATCCTGACCCATCTTGGCTATGAAGTGGTTACCACCGAAAATGGAGAGGAAGCCGTTGTTCTGTACGAGGGAGCCAAAGCCGCCGGTCAGCCTTTCGATCTGGTCATTCTCGATCTGACCGTCAGGGGAGGCATGGGAGGAAAAATCGCCATTCAGAAAATGCGCGAGTTTGATCCGGATGTACGGGCCATTATTGCAACAGGTTATTCAAATGATCCCATTGTGCAATCCTTCAGAGACTATGGTTTTAAGGAGGCGATTACCAAACCCTTTACCCTGATGACCCTGAAGGCGGCCGTCAGTGGCGTCCTCTCCCATGGTTCCTGA
- a CDS encoding cupin domain-containing protein: MIVRNMNDPEVTQTTYRAHGGGIARMILTSSFMKGIEFLAYAFLPKGNTLEAHIDPVEEIYFILQGGGRMRVGNDEKDVKAGDAVWIPAGDVHSLTNNTEEDTVVLVVAAYPH; this comes from the coding sequence ATGATTGTAAGAAACATGAACGACCCCGAGGTAACTCAAACGACCTATCGCGCTCATGGCGGCGGAATCGCCCGCATGATCCTGACCAGTTCTTTCATGAAAGGCATTGAATTTCTCGCTTATGCCTTTCTGCCCAAAGGGAATACCCTGGAAGCTCACATCGATCCTGTTGAGGAGATCTACTTCATTCTGCAGGGTGGGGGTCGAATGCGCGTTGGCAACGATGAAAAGGATGTCAAAGCGGGTGACGCCGTCTGGATCCCGGCGGGAGATGTCCACAGCCTGACCAACAACACGGAAGAGGACACCGTGGTCTTGGTCGTCGCCGCTTATCCTCATTGA